Proteins found in one Parasteatoda tepidariorum isolate YZ-2023 chromosome 7, CAS_Ptep_4.0, whole genome shotgun sequence genomic segment:
- the LOC107448797 gene encoding GTPase KRas — protein MTEYKLVVVGAGGVGKSALTIQLIQNHFVDEYDPTIEDSYRKQVVIDGETCLLDILDTAGQEEYSAMRDQYMRTGEGFLLVFAVNNTKSYEDISMYREQIKRVKDADDVPMVLVGNKCDLPMRMVHMHGAAELAKSYGIPFIETSAKTRMGVDDAFYTLVREIRKDRERKGKDKKKHKRKGRKRRCVIL, from the exons ATGACTGAGTACAAGTTAGTTGTTGTTGGCG CTGGAGGTGTCGGAAAGAGTGCCTTGACTATTCAATTAATACAAAATCA ttttgttGATGAATATGATCCTACTATTG AGGATTCATACAGGAAGCAAGTAGTCATAGATGGAGAAACATGCCTTCTAGACATTTTAGATACTGCAGGTCAAGAAGAGTAtag TGCTATGCGAGATCAGTATATGAGGACTGGGGAAGGCTTCCTCTTAGTATTTGCCgttaataatacaaaatcgTACGAAGATATTAGTATGTACAGAGAACAA attAAACGTGTTAAAGATGCAGATGATGTTCCTATGGTTT tggTCGGCAATAAATGTGATCTCCCAATGAGAATGGTGCACATGCATGGGGCTGCTGAATTAGCTAAAAGTTATGGTATTCCGTTTATAGAAACATCTGCCAAGACTAGAATGGGTGTAGACGACGCCTTTTACACATTGGTTCGAGAAATCCGTAAAGAT aGAGAGCGTAAgggaaaagataaaaagaagcACAAGCGTAAGGGAAGAAAAAGGCGCTGtgttattttgtaa